In Pseudopipra pipra isolate bDixPip1 chromosome 5, bDixPip1.hap1, whole genome shotgun sequence, the following proteins share a genomic window:
- the ATXN7L1 gene encoding ataxin-7-like protein 1 isoform X6, producing the protein MCKPSPSPASPACNSRTSLVQMKPKSCISGHNPVSSNSKPFKTPKDNLLTSSSKQHTVFPSKVSRDKPCVPVPVVSLEKIPNLVKADGANVKMNSATTTTITSSSASSSTIPAPTLVKSGLTSKSVPPSPEKILNGKGIVAPSIDKKHQNGTKSSNKPYKRLSEREFDPNKHCGVLDPETKKPCTRSLTCKTHSLNHRRAVPGRKKQFDILLAEHKARSREKEVAKDKEHPPSARESYQSQPTPAQDSLSGSSVNSGQESKVTSPAKSRPPNSVLPRPSSANSINSNSSSNHSGYVPELPLPSMGGDITNRLSSDEGEADGAEESEKLDCHFSGHHPRPLGFCSYGSRLMGRGYYVFDRRWDHFRFALNSMVEKHLNSQMWKKIPPAADSPMPSPAAHVSTPFPASVLQPFSNPSAVYIPSTPISSRITSSYIMTSAMLSNAAFVTTAETNSIMSHTTAFPHVAASLSIMDSTFKAPSAVSPVPAVIPSPSHKPSKTKTSKSSKVKDLSSRSDESSSNKKKKPQSSSSSSSSSSLSLQTSSSSSFSGSHKKNCVLNPSSTLNSYQATSSYNSVSVHNTNNGTSPLSAKSEPSGRTSLSSSSTDSVKHMSMVVSSIDSSNLSVSSLVHHSGDHSLGAHNAVSSLPLSFDKSEGKKRKNSSSSSKACKITKMPGMNSVHRKSTANLISAVPDPTSSSISRQIGKNSSVALSQSSPSSTSNPVHNRQKTSNRTGRIRTLP; encoded by the exons CGTTCCTGTTCCAGTAGTCAGTCTAGAGAAAATTCCTAACCTAGTGAAGGCAGATGGTGCCAATGTTAAAATGAATTCTGCAACCACTACCACCATCACCTCCTCCTCAGCCTCTTCATCCACCATACCTGCTCCAACTCTGGTTAAATCTGGTTTGACATCCAAGTCAGTGCCACCATCACCAGAAAAGATTCTGAATGGCAAAGGAATTGTAGCTCCATCAATAGACAAGAAACACCAAAACGGCACTAAAAGTAGTAACAAGCCTTACAAAAGACTTTCAG AAAGAGAATTTGACCCAAATAAACACTGTGGAGTACTGGATCCTGAAACAAAGAAACCTTGCACAAGATCGCTCACCTGCAAG ACTCATTCACTTAATCATCGACGAGCAGTTCCAGGCCGTAAAAAACAGTTTGACATCCTTCTAGCTGAACACAAAGCTCGATCCAGGGAAAAAGAAGTCGCAAAAGACAAAGAGCATCCACCATCTGCAAGGGAAAGCTATCAGAGCCAGCCCACACCAGCACAAGACTCTCTGTCAGGATCCTCAGTGAACTCTGGGCAAGAATCTAAAGTAACATCTCCTGCAAAATCTAGACCACCAAATTCTGTACTTCCAAG ACCTTCATCTGCAAATAGCATAAACAGCAACAGTTCTTCAAACCACAGTGGGTACGTACCAGAACTGCCACTGCCTTCCATGGGAGGAGATATAACAAACAGATTGTCCAGTGATGAAGGAGAAGCGGATGGAGCTGAAGAATCTGAGAAATTAGACTGTCATTTTTCTGGACACCATCCCAGACCTCTTGGG ttctgtTCATACGGCAGTCGCTTAATGGGAAGAGGGTACTATGTCTTTGACCGGAGATGGGACCATTTTCGATTCGCACTGAACTCCATGGTAGAAAAACACTTGAACTCACAGATGTGGAA GAAAATTCCTCCTGCAGCAGATAGTCCCAtgccttctccagcagcacatGTCTCCActccttttccagcctcagtctTACAGCCTTTCAGCAACCCCAGTGCGGTGTATATTCCTTCAACACCTATCAGTTCGAGAATCACTTCTTCTTACATAATGACATCAGCCATGCTATCAAATGCAGCCTTTGTGACAACGGCAGAGACGAATTCCATTATGTCACACACTACAGCTTTTCCTCATGTGGCTGCAAGCCTAAGTATCATGGACTCAACTTTCAAGGCGCCATCAGCTGTGTCACCAGTGCCAGCAGTCatcccttccccatcccacaagccatccaaaacaaaaaccagcaaaTCCTCAAAAGTGAAAGACCTGTCATCTCGGAGTGATGAGTCTTCaagtaacaaaaagaaaaagccgCAGTCGTCGTCATCGTCGTCGTCATCATCCTCATTATCTTTGCAAAcatcttcctcatcttcatttTCAGGGTCCCACAAAAAGAACTGTGTCCTGAACCCCAGTTCAACGTTGAACTCCTATCAGGCTACATCCTCCTATAACAGTGTGTCTGTGCACAATACCAATAACGGAACAAGCCCACTCAGTGCCAAATCGGAGCCCTCAGGACGGACTTCATTATCAAGTAGTTCAACAGACTCAGTGAAACACATGAGCATGGTAGTGAGCAGTATTGACTCTTCTAATCTGTCTGTATCTTCTCTCGTGCACCACTCAGGGGACCACTCCCTGGGAGCACATAATGCAGTGTCTTCTCTACCCCTTTCTTTTGacaaatcagaaggaaaaaaacgtAAAAACTCTAGTTCTAGTAGCAAAGCCTGTAAAATCACTAAAATGCCTGGTATGAATAGTGTTCATAGAAAGAGCACTGCCAACCTTATTTCTGCGGTGCCAGATCCTACAAGCAGCTCCATCTCTCGGCAG ATTGGAAAAAATAGCAGTGTAGCTTTGTCACAATCCAGTCCTTCGAGTACATCAAACCCAGTACACAACAGACAA AAGACATCAAACCGGACTGGTAGAATAAGGACTCTTCCATAA